In a genomic window of Salegentibacter salegens:
- a CDS encoding Na+/H+ antiporter subunit E — MKSRFVSNLLLTFVWVALTGDFSFQNYLFGFVLNFFILWVITRGNSDARYFTIIPKLIAFFFFFLWELFKANLQVAYEVVTPKFGMKPGIVKVPLTIQSNIGITFLANMISLTPGTLSLDVSNDKKVLYVHAMYVTDKEEFINSIKNGFEKRILEILR, encoded by the coding sequence ATGAAGAGCAGGTTTGTATCTAATTTATTACTCACCTTTGTATGGGTAGCCCTTACCGGAGATTTTAGTTTCCAAAATTATCTATTTGGATTCGTCCTTAATTTCTTTATTCTATGGGTAATTACCAGGGGTAATAGTGATGCCCGCTATTTTACTATTATTCCTAAATTGATAGCCTTCTTTTTCTTTTTTCTTTGGGAATTATTTAAAGCAAACCTACAGGTTGCTTATGAAGTTGTGACCCCAAAATTTGGAATGAAACCAGGAATTGTAAAAGTACCGCTTACCATACAAAGCAACATTGGAATTACATTTTTGGCAAATATGATTTCGCTTACACCGGGAACCCTTAGCCTGGATGTCTCTAACGACAAAAAAGTACTGTATGTTCATGCGATGTATGTAACCGATAAAGAAGAATTTATCAATAGTATTAAAAACGGATTTGAAAAACGTATTTTGGAAATATTGAGATGA
- a CDS encoding putative signal transducing protein: protein MNTFVNIARFQYSSEAQIVKGKLQSEGIEVFLADQVLIDTDPLVSQAIGGIKLNVYADDEGRARAILSEIHDYSLDDEGERLICPNCDSSRVKVYTHIKDVRSFFAFLFSFLTFALPIHYKYDYHCENCEEKFILK from the coding sequence ATGAATACTTTTGTAAATATTGCCAGATTTCAATATTCTTCTGAAGCGCAAATTGTAAAAGGGAAATTACAATCTGAAGGCATCGAGGTATTTCTGGCAGATCAGGTACTTATTGATACCGATCCTTTGGTTAGCCAGGCAATTGGAGGCATTAAACTAAACGTATATGCTGACGATGAGGGACGGGCCCGGGCAATTTTAAGTGAAATTCATGATTATTCCCTCGATGACGAAGGTGAAAGACTGATTTGTCCTAATTGCGATAGTAGCCGCGTAAAAGTTTATACTCATATTAAAGATGTCCGTTCTTTCTTTGCTTTTCTATTTTCATTTCTCACCTTCGCCCTGCCAATTCACTACAAGTACGATTATCATTGTGAAAACTGTGAAGAAAAATTTATTTTAAAATGA
- a CDS encoding F0F1 ATP synthase subunit epsilon has translation MYLEIVTPEAVVFKADVDAVKVPGHDGEFQMLNNHAPIVSTLVEGEVKIQLAASNKELDDELSEDFRKDSSNSNILYYTIKGGVLEMKDNKAIILAD, from the coding sequence ATGTACTTAGAAATAGTAACTCCTGAAGCTGTAGTTTTTAAAGCTGATGTTGATGCGGTAAAAGTTCCCGGTCACGATGGGGAATTTCAAATGCTGAACAATCACGCGCCTATAGTTTCTACATTGGTTGAAGGTGAAGTTAAAATTCAACTTGCCGCCTCTAATAAGGAATTAGACGATGAGCTTTCTGAAGATTTTAGAAAAGACTCTTCAAATAGTAATATTCTTTATTACACTATAAAAGGCGGAGTTTTGGAAATGAAAGATAATAAAGCTATTATTTTAGCTGATTAA
- the mnhG gene encoding monovalent cation/H(+) antiporter subunit G: protein MSSIIIVILVTLGTLFVLLSAIGLVRMPDTYMRISVNTKAATLGVGLILVGTAVFFNDLSTTSRALVIILFVFLTAPVSAHLIGRASYFMGVKLWKGSVVDDLRGKYQKNSHVLKSEIDDTPGDNVDHSRSDDDIVK, encoded by the coding sequence ATGAGTTCAATAATTATAGTAATATTAGTCACTTTAGGAACTTTGTTCGTGTTGCTGTCGGCAATCGGACTTGTAAGAATGCCCGATACTTATATGAGGATTTCGGTAAACACCAAAGCGGCAACGCTTGGGGTGGGCTTAATTTTAGTGGGAACAGCCGTTTTCTTTAACGATCTTTCTACAACCTCACGCGCGCTCGTAATTATTCTTTTTGTTTTTCTAACCGCTCCCGTAAGTGCACATTTAATTGGGAGAGCTTCATATTTTATGGGTGTAAAACTCTGGAAGGGTTCTGTTGTAGATGATCTTAGAGGGAAATACCAGAAAAATTCCCACGTGTTAAAAAGTGAAATAGACGATACTCCCGGGGATAATGTAGATCATTCCAGAAGCGATGATGATATTGTAAAGTAA
- a CDS encoding Na+/H+ antiporter subunit B, which yields MKTLILRTASDYLLPLLLVFSVFILLRGHYLPGGGFVGGLIAAIAFVLHAFANGLDNTKGLLRFHPGFLMPVGLGLAFLSGLAPVIGLDDPFMTGLWFPEPFPVIGNVGSALFFDIGVYLVVIGVTLTIIFTISESA from the coding sequence ATGAAAACCTTAATATTAAGAACAGCTTCCGATTATCTTTTGCCACTATTACTGGTGTTTTCTGTTTTTATCTTATTGCGTGGGCATTATTTGCCCGGCGGTGGTTTTGTTGGCGGACTTATAGCTGCAATTGCTTTTGTTTTGCACGCTTTTGCTAACGGGCTGGATAATACAAAAGGACTTTTAAGATTTCATCCCGGGTTTTTAATGCCTGTTGGTTTAGGGCTTGCTTTTTTAAGCGGTTTGGCACCGGTAATTGGTTTAGACGATCCTTTTATGACGGGTCTTTGGTTTCCAGAACCCTTCCCGGTTATTGGGAATGTAGGCTCAGCTTTATTTTTTGATATTGGGGTCTACCTGGTGGTAATTGGGGTCACCCTGACAATAATATTTACAATTTCAGAATCAGCTTAA
- a CDS encoding putative monovalent cation/H+ antiporter subunit A yields the protein MLTAILLGFLFAIFLVFAGKFFRGKLAVLSALIPAGLFAYFASFIPQISSGEIISKTYQWVPAFGVDLSFKLDGLSLLFSLMITGIGFLVFAYTASYLRGHKYLDRFYGYLSLFMAAMLGLVLSDNLISLFVFWELTSISSFFLIGFNNTNPASRKSALTALGITGFGGFFLLAGALLLGSITGTYSISEMLSMKEAIAGSEYYILAVIFIFVAAFTKSAQFPFHFWLPGAMKAPTPVSTYLHSATMVKAGIYLLMRFTPVLGDHEFWNTTLIIVGGITMVYSAIHALFRTDLKGVLAYSTISALGILVFLIGLGTKAAFLAAAVFIIVHALYKATLFLVTGIIDHQVGTRDVTKLSGLRKIMMPVAIAGILAAISSAGIPPSVGFLGKELTYEASTHAETFTIIIVIAIVLTKILLLWAGFVAGIKPFVGKLPEAHKDVKAPDFLMWAPAIILAVLGIVFGIFPMLIESALVKPVVSALGADASEYHLALWHGFNTVLLLSAITIAVGILLYFFLKPSAKLETRIGKLEFISPKSILEKGTHYFSVFSAFWTNVFQNGYLRNYVTTIVLFLVVLVGYVMFGNPRVMIDHTQLSKVTAYELAVVIILIAGVFYTVFTKSRLAAVAAMGVVGLAICLIFVFYSAPDLAMTQFSIDTLTVILFVLVLYRLPKYLTLSDYKMRIRDGILSLALGTVICLLALQVLAEPTNSEIGDFYAKNAYILAKGKNVVNVILVDFRGTDTLMEIAVLSISAIGVFGLLKLRLKSTDRSQ from the coding sequence ATGCTAACAGCAATACTTTTAGGTTTTTTATTCGCAATATTCCTGGTTTTCGCAGGAAAGTTCTTCAGGGGGAAATTAGCCGTTCTTTCCGCACTTATTCCGGCAGGGCTTTTTGCATATTTTGCAAGTTTTATTCCGCAGATAAGTTCCGGGGAAATAATAAGCAAAACCTACCAATGGGTTCCTGCTTTTGGGGTAGACCTTAGTTTTAAGCTCGATGGGCTTTCCCTTCTTTTTTCATTGATGATCACCGGGATTGGTTTCCTGGTATTCGCATATACCGCATCCTACCTTAGAGGACATAAATATCTTGATCGATTTTACGGATATCTAAGCCTGTTTATGGCAGCCATGCTTGGTTTGGTGCTTTCAGACAATCTTATCTCGCTTTTTGTTTTTTGGGAATTAACCAGTATAAGTTCATTCTTCTTAATCGGGTTTAATAATACTAATCCTGCTTCAAGAAAATCAGCTTTAACCGCTTTAGGAATTACCGGGTTTGGTGGGTTTTTCTTATTAGCTGGAGCTTTGTTGCTGGGTAGTATTACCGGCACTTACAGCATTTCTGAAATGCTAAGTATGAAAGAAGCTATTGCTGGCAGTGAATATTACATCCTGGCGGTGATCTTTATTTTTGTGGCTGCATTTACCAAGTCGGCTCAATTTCCATTTCATTTCTGGTTGCCAGGGGCGATGAAAGCACCAACTCCGGTTTCAACGTATTTGCACTCGGCTACAATGGTGAAAGCAGGAATCTACCTGCTTATGCGTTTTACGCCTGTGTTGGGTGACCACGAATTCTGGAATACAACATTAATAATTGTGGGGGGAATCACGATGGTTTACTCTGCAATTCACGCTCTCTTTAGAACCGATCTTAAAGGTGTTTTGGCTTATTCTACTATTTCAGCCCTGGGAATTTTGGTATTCTTAATCGGGTTGGGAACTAAGGCTGCTTTTCTCGCTGCAGCGGTATTTATAATAGTTCACGCGCTTTATAAAGCTACTTTATTCCTGGTAACAGGAATTATAGATCACCAGGTCGGTACACGGGATGTTACTAAATTAAGCGGATTACGAAAAATTATGATGCCGGTAGCGATAGCCGGTATTTTAGCGGCGATTTCCAGTGCGGGAATTCCACCATCGGTAGGTTTTCTAGGAAAAGAGCTCACTTACGAAGCCAGTACACACGCTGAAACCTTTACGATAATTATCGTAATTGCAATTGTATTGACCAAAATATTATTGCTTTGGGCCGGTTTTGTAGCAGGAATTAAACCTTTTGTAGGGAAACTTCCTGAAGCTCATAAAGATGTAAAAGCCCCCGATTTTTTAATGTGGGCGCCCGCAATTATCCTGGCTGTGTTAGGAATTGTTTTCGGAATTTTCCCTATGCTTATTGAATCGGCCCTGGTGAAACCTGTTGTTTCAGCATTAGGTGCTGATGCTTCAGAATATCACCTTGCATTATGGCACGGTTTCAATACTGTTTTGCTTTTGAGTGCAATTACTATTGCAGTAGGAATTTTGTTGTATTTCTTTTTGAAACCTTCAGCAAAACTGGAAACCAGGATTGGAAAACTGGAATTTATTTCCCCAAAAAGCATCCTGGAAAAGGGCACACATTATTTCAGCGTATTTTCAGCATTCTGGACCAATGTTTTTCAAAATGGATATTTAAGAAATTATGTAACGACCATTGTGTTGTTCCTTGTAGTTTTAGTAGGCTACGTTATGTTTGGAAATCCAAGGGTAATGATAGATCATACTCAACTTTCTAAAGTTACCGCTTACGAGTTAGCGGTGGTGATTATACTAATTGCCGGGGTTTTCTATACCGTTTTTACAAAATCCAGACTTGCTGCAGTTGCCGCAATGGGAGTTGTAGGTTTGGCTATTTGTTTGATTTTTGTTTTCTACAGTGCACCAGATTTGGCGATGACGCAATTCTCTATTGATACCTTAACAGTTATACTGTTTGTATTGGTACTTTACAGATTGCCAAAATATCTTACACTTTCAGATTATAAAATGCGGATTAGGGACGGGATCCTTTCCCTGGCCTTAGGAACGGTAATATGTTTACTTGCTTTGCAAGTACTTGCTGAACCTACCAATAGTGAAATTGGTGATTTTTATGCGAAAAACGCCTATATATTAGCTAAGGGGAAAAATGTTGTAAATGTTATCCTGGTAGATTTTAGAGGAACTGATACGTTAATGGAGATTGCGGTATTATCTATCTCAGCCATTGGAGTTTTTGGATTACTAAAATTGAGATTAAAAAGCACAGACAGGTCGCAATAA
- a CDS encoding proton-conducting transporter transmembrane domain-containing protein, whose protein sequence is MTPQLILYPLLLQMLLAILLMFFWRKINAQRIISMVGSLVHLAVSIGVFAFIWNNGTQTVQAGNWEAPFGITFIADTFSATMVLLTSIAGLAVSIFSSGSVIGDRLRFGYFPIFHFLLLGLTGAFLTGDIFNLYVWFEIIIISSFVLITIGGEKAQLEGAVKYFTLNFLASMIFLTAIAVLYGLTGSLNMADLANKVAAVENRALVEITAILFLIGFGIKSAIFPLYFWLPASYHTPPSAVSAIFGGLLTKVGVYALIRVFTLIFVDDVFLDQILLVLAIFTLFSGALGALVQNNIRKVFSYLIICHIGYMIIGLGMFTEVAIAGTIFYLVHDIVVKTNLFMISGLIYRIKGSNSMRALGGFYANYPKLSLLMFIPLFSLVGIPPLSGFWPKISLITASFDSGSYWSLAAIIFASFITLVVIAKLWAEVFWKDAQEIPVRPKFRYFHAIKNIKRVQILVPIVFLSLVSLYIGFGAEHIQTLSARIASELMDNQQYIDAVLNTQTPE, encoded by the coding sequence ATGACACCACAATTAATATTATATCCTTTACTGCTGCAAATGCTATTGGCGATCCTGCTTATGTTTTTTTGGAGGAAAATCAATGCACAGCGAATAATTAGTATGGTAGGAAGCCTTGTGCACCTTGCCGTAAGTATTGGCGTTTTTGCATTTATCTGGAATAACGGTACCCAAACGGTGCAGGCCGGGAATTGGGAAGCTCCTTTTGGAATTACTTTTATTGCTGATACTTTTTCTGCAACTATGGTTCTACTAACCTCTATTGCCGGTTTGGCTGTTTCTATATTTTCATCGGGTTCAGTGATTGGGGATAGGTTGAGATTTGGGTATTTTCCTATTTTCCATTTCTTACTTTTAGGGCTTACGGGAGCATTTTTAACGGGAGATATCTTTAACCTTTATGTTTGGTTTGAAATTATTATTATTAGTTCGTTTGTACTCATTACAATTGGTGGGGAGAAGGCGCAGTTAGAAGGTGCTGTAAAATATTTTACGCTCAATTTCCTCGCGTCAATGATCTTTTTAACGGCAATTGCTGTGCTTTACGGTTTAACCGGAAGCCTTAATATGGCCGATCTTGCCAATAAAGTAGCCGCTGTAGAAAACCGGGCTCTTGTAGAGATTACCGCTATTTTATTTCTAATTGGCTTTGGAATTAAATCGGCTATTTTTCCTTTATATTTTTGGTTGCCGGCTTCATATCATACCCCGCCTTCAGCTGTCTCAGCTATTTTTGGAGGTTTACTAACTAAAGTTGGGGTATATGCCTTAATTAGGGTCTTTACTTTAATTTTTGTAGATGATGTTTTCCTGGATCAAATTCTATTGGTACTGGCCATTTTCACCCTGTTTAGCGGTGCATTGGGTGCGTTGGTTCAAAATAATATTAGGAAAGTATTTTCTTATTTAATCATTTGCCATATTGGTTATATGATTATTGGCTTGGGAATGTTTACCGAAGTAGCTATTGCAGGTACAATTTTCTACCTGGTACACGATATTGTGGTGAAGACCAATTTATTTATGATTAGCGGACTTATTTACAGAATAAAAGGTTCTAACAGTATGCGGGCTTTGGGTGGTTTTTATGCTAATTATCCCAAGTTAAGTTTATTGATGTTCATACCGTTGTTTTCTTTAGTTGGCATACCGCCTTTATCAGGATTTTGGCCTAAAATATCTTTAATTACCGCCAGTTTTGATTCTGGAAGTTATTGGAGCCTGGCCGCAATTATTTTTGCAAGTTTTATTACCTTGGTAGTAATCGCAAAGCTTTGGGCTGAAGTTTTCTGGAAAGATGCACAGGAAATCCCTGTTAGACCAAAATTTAGGTATTTTCATGCAATTAAAAATATAAAGAGAGTTCAGATACTGGTACCTATAGTTTTTTTAAGTCTGGTATCCTTATATATAGGTTTTGGAGCAGAGCATATTCAAACGCTTTCTGCTAGAATTGCATCAGAATTAATGGATAACCAGCAGTATATTGACGCAGTACTTAATACACAAACACCCGAATAA
- a CDS encoding helix-turn-helix domain-containing protein has translation MSININLDKILEERGMKSNELAEKIGITTANLSILKTGKAKAVRFSTLEAICEALDCQPGDILGYTKN, from the coding sequence ATGTCAATCAATATAAACCTGGATAAAATTCTGGAAGAACGTGGGATGAAAAGCAATGAACTGGCTGAAAAAATTGGGATTACCACAGCGAATCTTTCCATATTAAAAACAGGCAAGGCAAAAGCAGTCAGGTTTTCTACTTTAGAAGCTATTTGCGAGGCTTTAGATTGCCAGCCGGGAGATATTCTGGGATACACCAAAAACTAA
- a CDS encoding Na+/H+ antiporter subunit C, producing the protein MEILLAIIIGVLYAAGIYMILRRSLVKLIIGIILLGNGANLLIFLLGRITEGAPPIIPEDSKIFLEAYADPVPQALILTAIVISFGLQSFAIILVKRAHKVVKTDDLDEMNATDEDS; encoded by the coding sequence ATGGAAATTCTTTTAGCGATAATTATAGGGGTTCTGTATGCCGCAGGTATTTATATGATTCTGCGTAGGAGTTTGGTAAAACTCATTATAGGAATTATTCTTTTAGGGAATGGGGCCAACCTTCTTATTTTTCTCCTTGGTAGAATTACAGAAGGTGCACCGCCAATTATTCCCGAAGATTCCAAGATTTTTTTGGAAGCTTATGCAGATCCTGTTCCGCAGGCATTAATATTAACCGCTATCGTAATTAGTTTCGGTTTACAATCTTTTGCAATTATTCTTGTAAAAAGAGCACACAAAGTAGTGAAAACCGATGATTTGGACGAAATGAACGCAACAGACGAAGATTCATGA
- a CDS encoding cation:proton antiporter — protein sequence MTLTDYLYYIILPILAFSVLLIVYRFIKGPSIADKIIALDVLITTGIGIIGVYSIIHGRSTFLDTAMILALIAFLSTVAFSYYLEKRNRKK from the coding sequence ATGACGCTAACAGATTATTTATATTATATTATTCTACCAATTCTGGCCTTTTCGGTACTTCTTATCGTGTACCGCTTTATAAAGGGACCCAGTATTGCCGATAAAATTATTGCGCTAGATGTACTTATAACTACCGGTATTGGTATTATTGGAGTCTACAGTATTATACACGGAAGATCTACATTTTTAGATACTGCAATGATTCTGGCCTTAATTGCCTTTTTAAGTACCGTAGCTTTCTCATATTACCTTGAAAAAAGAAATAGAAAGAAATGA
- the atpD gene encoding F0F1 ATP synthase subunit beta — translation MSKVTGKVAQIIGPVVDVVFDSENAELPKIYDSLEITRKDGSLLILEVQSHIGEETVRTVSMDSTDGLSRGVEVVATGAPIQMPVGKEVYGRLFNVVGDAIDGLGNLPKAGKAGMSIHREAPKFEDLSVSTEVLFTGIKVIDLIEPYSKGGKIGLFGGAGVGKTVLIQELINNIAKGHGGLSVFAGVGERTREGNDLLREMLESGIIQYGEAFSKSMEEGGWDLKKVDKTAMLESKATFVFGQMNEPPGARARVALSGLTIAEYFRDGAGEGQGKDVLFFVDNIFRFTQAGSEVSALLGRMPSAVGYQPTLATEMGAMQERITSTKNGSITSVQAVYVPADDLTDPAPATTFAHLDATTVLSRKIAELGIYPAVDPLESTSRILTADILGADHYKCAQRVKELLQRYKELQDIIAILGMEELSEEDKLAVSRARRVQRFLSQPFHVAEQFTGLKGVLVDIKETIKGFNMIMDGELDHLPESAFNLKGTIEEAIEAGEKMLAEED, via the coding sequence ATGTCTAAAGTAACAGGTAAAGTTGCCCAAATTATTGGCCCTGTAGTTGATGTTGTGTTCGACTCAGAGAATGCTGAATTGCCAAAAATCTACGATTCTTTGGAAATCACCAGAAAAGATGGTTCCCTTCTAATTTTAGAGGTGCAATCTCATATTGGTGAAGAAACCGTAAGAACAGTGTCTATGGATTCTACCGATGGTTTAAGCCGCGGGGTTGAAGTAGTAGCAACAGGAGCGCCTATTCAAATGCCGGTTGGTAAAGAAGTTTATGGCCGTTTGTTTAATGTGGTAGGTGATGCTATTGACGGACTTGGGAATTTGCCTAAAGCCGGAAAAGCCGGTATGTCCATTCACAGGGAAGCGCCAAAATTTGAAGATTTATCTGTTTCTACAGAAGTTTTATTTACCGGGATTAAAGTAATTGACCTTATAGAACCATACTCTAAAGGTGGTAAAATTGGTCTTTTTGGTGGTGCCGGGGTTGGTAAAACCGTACTTATTCAAGAATTAATTAACAATATTGCTAAAGGCCACGGTGGTCTTTCAGTATTTGCTGGAGTTGGAGAACGTACCCGTGAAGGGAACGACCTGCTAAGGGAAATGTTGGAGTCTGGTATTATTCAATACGGTGAGGCTTTTTCTAAATCTATGGAAGAAGGCGGTTGGGACCTGAAAAAGGTTGATAAAACTGCAATGCTAGAGTCTAAAGCAACTTTCGTTTTTGGACAAATGAACGAGCCACCTGGAGCACGTGCTCGTGTAGCGCTTTCGGGTCTTACTATTGCGGAATATTTCCGTGATGGAGCCGGAGAAGGCCAGGGGAAAGACGTTCTTTTCTTCGTAGATAACATTTTCCGTTTTACACAGGCAGGTTCAGAGGTGTCTGCACTTCTTGGGCGTATGCCTTCAGCGGTAGGTTACCAACCAACTTTGGCAACAGAGATGGGTGCGATGCAGGAGCGTATTACTTCAACTAAAAACGGATCTATTACATCTGTACAGGCGGTTTACGTACCTGCAGATGACCTTACTGACCCGGCGCCGGCAACAACATTTGCCCACCTGGATGCAACAACAGTACTTTCACGTAAAATTGCCGAGCTTGGTATTTATCCTGCGGTAGATCCTTTGGAATCTACATCAAGAATTCTTACTGCCGATATTTTAGGTGCCGATCATTATAAATGTGCACAGCGTGTAAAAGAGCTTTTACAGCGTTATAAAGAATTGCAGGATATTATTGCTATTCTTGGTATGGAAGAGCTTTCTGAAGAAGATAAGCTTGCGGTATCTCGTGCAAGACGTGTACAGCGTTTCCTTTCTCAACCCTTCCACGTAGCCGAGCAGTTTACCGGTTTAAAAGGAGTTTTGGTTGATATTAAAGAAACCATTAAAGGATTTAATATGATTATGGATGGTGAATTAGACCACCTTCCAGAATCTGCTTTTAACCTTAAAGGAACCATTGAAGAAGCGATCGAGGCCGGTGAGAAAATGTTGGCTGAAGAAGACTAA
- a CDS encoding aminotransferase class I/II-fold pyridoxal phosphate-dependent enzyme produces the protein MQLPLKLAKSLEKRKEENSLRSLKQTSQLIDFSSNDYLGFASSLEIYKKAHLILKENDLLHNGATGSRLLSGNHKIYDLTENFLAKFHQTEAALIYNSGYDANIGFFSSVPKRGDVIFYDELAHASIRDGIAMSHAKVYKFRHNSIENLKTRLNKLSQPVDSEIYIVTESVFSMDGDMAPLKALAELSEEFGAFLIIDEAHATGIFGEKGKGLIQEFGIQDKIFACLNTFGKAPGCHGAVILGSKSLKDYLVNFSRSFIYTTALPPHSVATILAVYQNFEKGISEIQQLKNNIHFFRNKIEELEVKEHFIPSNSAIQSCIIPGNEKVKNIAEILKQEGFEIKPILSPTVPKGSERLRFCLHSFNSEEEINRVLKILAKLLA, from the coding sequence ATGCAATTACCTTTAAAATTAGCGAAAAGTTTAGAGAAGAGAAAAGAAGAAAATTCCTTACGTAGTTTGAAGCAAACTTCTCAATTAATAGATTTTTCGTCAAACGATTATTTAGGATTTGCTTCTTCTTTAGAAATTTATAAAAAAGCCCATCTAATATTAAAGGAAAATGACTTATTACACAATGGCGCCACCGGTTCCAGGTTGCTTTCAGGAAACCATAAAATTTATGATTTAACCGAAAATTTCCTGGCCAAATTTCATCAAACTGAAGCCGCGCTTATTTACAATTCTGGGTACGATGCTAATATTGGCTTTTTCAGTTCAGTCCCTAAACGTGGGGATGTTATATTTTATGATGAACTTGCCCACGCTTCTATAAGAGATGGCATTGCAATGAGTCACGCTAAAGTTTATAAATTCAGGCATAATAGTATAGAAAATCTCAAAACTAGACTGAATAAACTTTCACAACCTGTAGATTCCGAAATTTATATCGTAACCGAATCTGTCTTTTCTATGGATGGCGATATGGCTCCGCTTAAAGCATTAGCAGAACTTTCAGAAGAATTTGGAGCTTTTTTAATTATAGATGAAGCTCACGCTACAGGAATTTTTGGCGAAAAAGGAAAAGGTTTAATTCAGGAGTTCGGAATTCAAGATAAAATTTTCGCTTGTTTAAATACCTTCGGAAAGGCGCCCGGGTGCCACGGCGCGGTTATTTTAGGAAGTAAAAGTTTAAAAGATTACCTGGTAAATTTTTCCCGAAGTTTTATTTATACAACTGCGCTACCACCACATTCCGTAGCTACTATTTTAGCAGTTTACCAGAATTTTGAAAAGGGAATTTCTGAAATTCAGCAACTAAAAAATAATATTCATTTTTTCAGGAATAAAATTGAGGAATTAGAGGTTAAAGAACATTTTATTCCGAGTAATTCAGCAATTCAAAGTTGTATAATTCCGGGGAATGAAAAAGTGAAAAACATAGCAGAAATTTTGAAACAAGAAGGTTTTGAAATAAAACCAATTCTTTCACCTACAGTGCCAAAAGGTAGTGAACGATTAAGGTTTTGCCTGCATTCCTTTAATTCTGAAGAAGAAATAAATAGGGTGTTAAAAATACTCGCTAAATTACTGGCATAA
- a CDS encoding MgtC/SapB family protein: MELAEFSLSIGLAAVAGLFIGIEREFTGKSAGLKTNALVALGACVFILLSLQFQGEDFVDITRVIGQVVTGIGFIGAGTILQHGKNVKGLTTAATIWCSAAAGGLAALQMYAELLIICIIIVVINLLFGFLEKKLIRGKRKQEDNKD, translated from the coding sequence ATGGAACTTGCAGAATTTAGTCTTAGTATTGGTTTAGCCGCCGTTGCCGGACTTTTTATAGGTATAGAAAGGGAATTTACAGGGAAAAGTGCGGGTTTAAAAACTAACGCACTTGTGGCGTTAGGAGCCTGTGTATTTATTTTACTTTCGCTGCAATTTCAGGGAGAAGATTTTGTAGATATTACCAGGGTTATTGGCCAGGTGGTCACCGGAATTGGTTTTATTGGTGCGGGAACCATTCTTCAACACGGGAAAAATGTAAAAGGTTTAACCACTGCTGCAACCATTTGGTGCAGTGCCGCGGCGGGCGGTCTCGCTGCTTTGCAAATGTATGCCGAGCTACTTATAATTTGTATAATAATTGTTGTTATAAATCTCCTTTTTGGGTTTCTGGAAAAAAAGCTGATAAGAGGAAAAAGAAAACAAGAAGATAATAAAGACTGA
- a CDS encoding DUF2975 domain-containing protein, whose protein sequence is MKSSEWLKNIFSVAYYLMIIGWILLLGFLLYAIFISPGDILEIFRDAEEFEIKSKNALYTSLAYELLSSGVWIFILYLFKKLMQDLMAGPLFTKLQIASFKLIGQLIIFITIVDALSIFVFKAIFAGRMEINFDLFDFWFVIGIGLFLIFLSKIFNQARIMKEENELTV, encoded by the coding sequence ATGAAATCTTCAGAATGGCTTAAAAACATTTTCAGTGTTGCTTATTATTTAATGATTATAGGTTGGATACTTTTACTTGGCTTTTTACTTTATGCAATCTTTATTAGCCCAGGCGATATCCTGGAAATATTTAGAGATGCTGAAGAATTTGAAATCAAATCTAAAAATGCGCTTTATACCTCTTTAGCGTATGAATTATTATCAAGTGGAGTTTGGATCTTTATCCTGTACTTATTTAAAAAATTAATGCAGGACTTAATGGCCGGTCCTTTATTTACAAAGCTCCAAATTGCAAGCTTTAAATTAATTGGCCAATTAATTATATTTATAACCATTGTAGATGCTCTCTCCATCTTTGTTTTCAAAGCTATATTTGCTGGGCGTATGGAAATAAATTTTGATCTTTTTGATTTTTGGTTTGTAATAGGCATAGGCTTATTTCTAATATTTCTATCCAAAATCTTTAATCAGGCTAGAATTATGAAAGAGGAAAACGAATTAACCGTTTAG